A window of the Bacteroidota bacterium genome harbors these coding sequences:
- the holB gene encoding DNA polymerase III subunit delta', whose protein sequence is MGWQELIGQSRALETLRRALRSGRLGHAYLFYGPSGAGTEPAALLMARALQCRRGEPDPCDECTACRKVRALVHPDVHVLFPAPTDASEEEIAERRARLAEDPYAELDFSQRQAEGDRARNRQVLYSVAVIEALRRRLYLRPHEGRYQVVLLLAAEALRQEAANALLKILEEPPEATLFVLTTSRPDRLLPTIVSRCQKVRFDPLAEEDVVAALRARGLEPEEAISLARIAAGNLSRALALRQAAWRVEREAVLAWLRTAASGRWMELARHAEEAQRLNREQLKDRLQVLLFWLRDLWRYGHNPDPQGLYYPDQVEVFARFHAKLPEADLEAMIQATEDALRAIERNGNALLVSMALSLRLRRAMRGQALQAQPIAGGLEA, encoded by the coding sequence ATGGGTTGGCAGGAACTTATCGGGCAATCTCGGGCGCTTGAGACGCTGCGCAGGGCCTTACGCAGCGGTCGCTTGGGGCACGCTTATCTGTTTTATGGCCCCAGCGGCGCGGGAACGGAGCCGGCCGCTTTGCTTATGGCCCGCGCCCTACAATGCCGGCGCGGGGAGCCGGACCCCTGCGATGAGTGCACGGCCTGTCGCAAGGTGCGCGCTCTGGTACATCCGGACGTTCACGTGCTCTTCCCGGCCCCGACGGACGCCTCTGAAGAGGAGATCGCAGAGCGTCGGGCCCGGCTGGCTGAGGATCCGTATGCGGAGTTGGATTTCAGCCAGCGTCAGGCCGAAGGGGATCGGGCGCGCAACCGGCAGGTCCTCTACAGCGTGGCCGTGATCGAAGCCCTACGTCGCCGCCTATATCTGCGCCCTCATGAAGGGCGCTATCAGGTGGTGCTCCTCCTGGCGGCCGAGGCCCTGCGCCAGGAGGCGGCCAACGCCTTGCTCAAGATCCTGGAGGAACCCCCGGAGGCGACTCTGTTTGTGCTCACCACAAGCCGTCCGGATCGGCTGTTGCCCACGATCGTATCGCGCTGCCAGAAGGTTCGCTTTGATCCCCTTGCGGAGGAGGATGTGGTAGCGGCCCTTCGGGCGCGGGGGCTTGAGCCTGAGGAGGCCATCTCACTGGCCCGCATCGCGGCGGGCAACCTTTCGCGGGCCCTCGCGCTGCGCCAAGCCGCCTGGCGTGTGGAGCGCGAGGCCGTCTTGGCGTGGCTGCGGACCGCGGCCTCGGGCCGCTGGATGGAGCTCGCTCGTCATGCGGAAGAAGCCCAGCGTCTGAATCGCGAGCAGCTCAAGGATCGCCTGCAGGTTCTGCTTTTTTGGCTGCGCGACCTGTGGCGATATGGGCACAACCCGGACCCTCAAGGGCTTTACTATCCGGATCAGGTCGAGGTGTTCGCGCGTTTTCACGCCAAGCTTCCGGAGGCGGACCTAGAGGCGATGATCCAGGCCACCGAAGACGCTTTGCGGGCTATTGAACGCAACGGCAACGCGCTCCTGGTCAGTATGGCGCTCAGCTTGCGGTTAAGGCGGGCTATGCGCGGCCAAGCTCTGCAGGCCCAGCCGATAGCTGGGGGACTGGAAGCATAA
- the rsmI gene encoding 16S rRNA (cytidine(1402)-2'-O)-methyltransferase encodes MANGRLFVVPTPIGNLEDWTFRAVRVLRQEVELALCEDTRTSRVLLEHYGIAIRCESYHAHNEHRKMPELIRRLEAGARMALLVDAGMPGISDPGFLLIRACLEANVPVEVLPGPTAFVPALLLSGLPCERFVFEGFLPARKGRRRRLEALRQEGRTIALYEAPHRLARTLQDLAQVLGPDRPAALIRELSKRFEEVRRGTLESLLRSVQAQPPRGEFVLVVAGKT; translated from the coding sequence ATGGCCAACGGCCGGCTTTTCGTCGTTCCGACCCCGATCGGAAACCTGGAGGATTGGACTTTTCGCGCCGTGCGCGTGTTGCGCCAGGAGGTGGAGCTTGCGCTCTGCGAGGACACGCGCACCAGCCGCGTGCTATTGGAGCATTACGGCATCGCGATACGCTGTGAAAGCTACCACGCGCACAACGAGCACCGAAAAATGCCGGAGCTCATCCGCCGGCTGGAGGCGGGGGCGCGCATGGCCCTGTTGGTGGACGCGGGCATGCCGGGGATCTCGGACCCGGGGTTTTTGCTCATTCGAGCCTGCCTGGAGGCGAACGTGCCTGTGGAGGTTCTTCCGGGGCCCACGGCCTTTGTGCCCGCTCTCTTGTTAAGCGGATTGCCCTGTGAGCGATTCGTCTTTGAGGGCTTTTTGCCCGCCCGAAAGGGCAGACGCAGGCGCCTGGAGGCGTTGCGCCAGGAAGGGCGCACCATCGCCCTATACGAAGCCCCCCATCGCCTGGCGCGCACCCTGCAGGACCTGGCGCAGGTGCTGGGACCGGATCGACCCGCAGCGCTCATACGGGAGCTCAGCAAACGCTTCGAAGAGGTTCGGCGTGGCACCCTGGAATCCCTGCTTCGCTCTGTGCAGGCGCAGCCCCCCAGAGGGGAATTTGTGCTCGTGGTGGCCGGCAAAACCTAG
- a CDS encoding amidohydrolase, which produces MRTGWGTILSAFLIGGPVMAQEAADVLLYNGRIYTLAEPAQVEAMVLRGDRIAAVGSAAELRRRFRARTEVDLAGRVVLPGLIDGHAHLMGLGLSMLQADLVGANSKEEILERLRRFAQNFASGSWIMGRGWDQNRWPEKAFPTAEDLDRVFPDRPVWLRRIDGHAAWANSKAMALAGITAQTPDPEGGKILRHPDGRPTGVFIDRAMTLVERVIPPPSEEELERALELAIRECLRYGITGVHDAGVDGRTIERYRRFIDQGRFPLRVYAMIGGVGETLSRFCSQGPLIGYGGNRLTVRAVKLYADGALGSRGAALLADYADDPGNRGLLIVSADSLAQQVERVMRCGFQVAIHAIGDRGNRVALEAIAYALSRTGRRDLRPRIEHAQVVALEDIARFRELGVIASMQPIHATSDMYWAEQRVGPVRIRGGYAWRRFLDAGVRFAAGSDFPVEPVNPFWGIYAAVTRQDLQGWPPGGWYPDQRLTRLEALRAFTLGAAYAAFEEDLKGSLEPGKLADFIVIDQDVFTIPEREIANVRVLETWLGGERVYRAGR; this is translated from the coding sequence ATGCGCACGGGTTGGGGCACCATACTAAGCGCGTTCCTCATAGGTGGGCCGGTTATGGCGCAAGAAGCGGCGGACGTGTTGCTCTATAACGGCCGGATTTACACCCTGGCCGAGCCGGCTCAGGTCGAGGCCATGGTTTTGCGCGGAGATCGCATCGCGGCCGTCGGTAGCGCGGCCGAACTGCGACGTCGCTTTCGGGCGCGCACCGAAGTTGATCTGGCCGGACGCGTGGTCCTGCCGGGTCTAATCGACGGGCACGCGCACCTAATGGGCCTGGGCCTGAGCATGCTGCAGGCCGATTTGGTGGGCGCCAACTCCAAAGAGGAGATCCTGGAGCGCCTGCGCCGCTTCGCCCAAAACTTCGCCTCTGGTTCCTGGATCATGGGACGCGGTTGGGATCAGAACCGCTGGCCCGAGAAGGCCTTTCCGACGGCTGAGGACCTGGATCGGGTCTTTCCGGATCGGCCCGTCTGGCTGCGCCGCATCGACGGACATGCCGCCTGGGCCAATAGCAAGGCCATGGCGCTAGCCGGGATCACGGCGCAGACCCCGGATCCGGAGGGCGGTAAAATCCTGCGCCATCCAGATGGCCGTCCCACGGGGGTCTTCATAGACCGCGCCATGACGCTAGTGGAGCGCGTCATCCCTCCGCCCTCGGAGGAGGAGCTAGAGCGAGCCCTGGAGCTGGCCATCCGAGAGTGCCTCCGATATGGCATCACAGGTGTACACGATGCCGGCGTCGACGGCCGCACGATTGAGCGTTACCGTCGCTTTATCGATCAAGGCCGCTTCCCGCTGCGCGTATACGCGATGATCGGCGGAGTGGGGGAGACCCTGTCGCGTTTTTGCTCCCAAGGTCCCCTTATCGGATACGGCGGCAACCGGCTCACCGTGCGCGCCGTCAAGCTGTACGCCGACGGCGCTTTAGGCTCGCGCGGGGCGGCCTTGTTGGCCGACTACGCCGACGATCCGGGCAACCGGGGCCTGCTAATTGTTTCCGCGGATTCGCTCGCCCAGCAGGTGGAGCGCGTCATGCGCTGTGGTTTTCAGGTGGCTATCCACGCCATCGGCGATCGGGGCAACCGCGTTGCCTTGGAGGCGATCGCATACGCCCTTTCGCGCACCGGCCGACGGGATTTGCGCCCCCGCATCGAGCATGCCCAGGTCGTGGCTCTAGAGGATATAGCCCGGTTTCGCGAACTGGGCGTGATCGCCTCCATGCAGCCCATACACGCCACAAGCGACATGTACTGGGCTGAGCAGCGGGTCGGGCCGGTTCGCATTCGGGGAGGGTACGCTTGGCGGCGCTTCCTAGATGCCGGAGTGCGGTTTGCCGCCGGATCGGACTTCCCCGTGGAGCCCGTCAACCCCTTTTGGGGCATCTACGCGGCTGTAACGCGCCAGGATCTGCAAGGGTGGCCTCCCGGAGGATGGTATCCGGACCAGCGGCTGACGCGTCTTGAGGCCTTGCGCGCCTTCACGCTGGGGGCCGCTTACGCGGCCTTTGAGGAGGACCTCAAGGGCAGCCTGGAGCCCGGCAAGCTGGCCGATTTTATCGTGATCGATCAAGACGTGTTCACCATACCGGAGCGGGAAATCGCTAATGTACGCGTGCTGGAAACCTGGCTAGGGGGTGAGCGCGTCTATCGGGCTGGACGCTAG
- the dapF gene encoding diaminopimelate epimerase, which produces MSIPFWKMCGAGNDFVVVDNRALGLELELQPRWAVRLCERRFGIGADGLLLLESDPEYAFRMRYYNADGSRARMCGNGARCLAYFAWAHGIPDDPVVFRTDSGPYRASRSGPERVRLYWPELGPWRPGLTVDGWPACWIDTGTEHLVVGPLADVDGLEVNQLGPRLRAHPDLGPEGANVNFVAPIGPDALRVRTYERGVEAETLACGTGALAAALVAYRLGWIGSLPVQVHMPGGVLTVGGEPTPEGRWINLYLEGPVQVTFAGTFLGEGP; this is translated from the coding sequence ATGAGCATCCCTTTTTGGAAGATGTGCGGTGCGGGCAACGATTTCGTTGTCGTAGACAACCGCGCCCTGGGCCTTGAGCTCGAACTGCAGCCTCGGTGGGCCGTCCGGCTCTGCGAGCGCCGTTTCGGAATCGGGGCCGATGGGTTGCTGCTGCTCGAGTCGGATCCGGAATACGCCTTTCGCATGCGCTACTACAACGCAGACGGCTCTCGGGCCCGGATGTGCGGCAATGGGGCTCGGTGTCTGGCCTACTTCGCCTGGGCGCACGGCATCCCGGACGATCCTGTGGTCTTTAGAACCGACTCCGGCCCATACCGGGCCTCCCGAAGCGGGCCTGAGCGGGTGCGGCTCTACTGGCCCGAGCTGGGTCCGTGGCGGCCGGGGTTGACCGTAGACGGCTGGCCGGCCTGTTGGATCGACACTGGCACAGAACACCTCGTCGTTGGACCGCTGGCCGATGTGGACGGGCTTGAGGTGAACCAACTCGGCCCTCGCCTCCGGGCGCACCCCGATCTGGGTCCGGAGGGGGCCAACGTGAACTTTGTGGCGCCCATTGGCCCCGACGCGCTGCGCGTGCGAACCTACGAGCGCGGGGTGGAGGCTGAGACTTTGGCCTGCGGCACAGGGGCTCTGGCCGCGGCCCTGGTGGCCTATCGCCTAGGTTGGATCGGTTCGCTTCCCGTGCAGGTGCACATGCCTGGCGGGGTGCTCACCGTAGGCGGAGAGCCCACCCCGGAGGGGCGCTGGATCAACCTGTATCTAGAGGGGCCCGTGCAGGTCACCTTCGCGGGCACGTTCCTGGGGGAGGGGCCGTGA
- the bamD gene encoding outer membrane protein assembly factor BamD, translated as MRRSLPTSLCRALLVGSLMWSGCAASRSAERLDTAEEAYERAKALFERGRYSQAAEMAQRVFEFGRGHAYAEPAQLLLARAYFRARDYLAAANEYNRYITLYPRSEHLPEAEFERALCYYHLAPPHYLDQADTQRALDLLRLFVMRYPDSPRAAEASQYVAELRNRLAHKIYEAAQLYMRMEAWQAAALTFAEVLNQYPESEWADKALLGQIQAYAAFAHSSVRARQAERYRMALEAVNRFRQLFPQSPLRPQVEALAAEIQSRLPSEQAIR; from the coding sequence ATGCGGCGATCTCTGCCTACCTCTCTGTGCAGGGCCCTGCTAGTGGGGTCTCTAATGTGGAGTGGCTGTGCGGCCTCTCGATCCGCCGAGCGCCTCGATACGGCCGAGGAGGCTTACGAGCGCGCCAAGGCCCTATTCGAAAGGGGTCGTTACAGCCAGGCGGCCGAAATGGCCCAACGGGTCTTCGAGTTCGGCCGCGGCCATGCGTATGCCGAACCGGCGCAGCTGCTGCTGGCCCGGGCTTATTTTCGTGCGCGCGACTACCTGGCGGCCGCCAACGAGTACAACCGCTACATTACGCTTTATCCCCGAAGCGAACACCTGCCGGAGGCTGAGTTCGAGCGCGCCCTATGCTATTATCACCTCGCGCCGCCGCATTACCTGGATCAGGCCGACACGCAGCGGGCCCTCGACTTATTGCGCCTGTTTGTGATGCGCTATCCGGACTCCCCCCGCGCAGCCGAAGCCAGCCAATATGTCGCGGAGCTGCGCAACCGGCTGGCGCATAAGATTTACGAAGCGGCTCAGTTGTACATGCGCATGGAGGCCTGGCAGGCGGCTGCGCTCACCTTTGCCGAGGTGCTCAACCAGTATCCGGAATCCGAGTGGGCCGACAAGGCCCTATTGGGCCAGATCCAAGCCTATGCGGCCTTTGCGCACTCCAGCGTGCGGGCCCGTCAAGCTGAGCGGTACCGGATGGCCTTGGAGGCCGTAAACCGCTTTCGTCAGCTCTTCCCCCAAAGCCCCTTGCGGCCCCAGGTAGAGGCCTTGGCCGCGGAGATCCAAAGCCGGCTCCCCTCGGAACAGGCCATCCGCTGA
- a CDS encoding DUF5103 domain-containing protein, which produces MLALALLGGCAGAGSLERFPSEATSDRTDSLTLATVQLFPTGAEEALPVLVLDQKQTLTLAFDWLGAEPPPALEVVFYHLDRTGRPDLLPTQYMARFDRDVVRDYRASIRTRIPYYHVRYTFPNEQIAFRLSGQYLVRVLHPKTDAVLLERRFYVSEQNLEARLHLDWLASVRGRLPLPVLRVRPPEFVLNPVGDLHACFAVNGRLEAPDCPPPVLLESPWVEYRSGAFRTPAWIQEPFVLDLTRLEGARFPRIRSVEFGGSGVRVQLDTDRLTSPTGGEAELLVGSNPIIRRYAPRADVDLTAEYVDVDFELELPERRRLEGPVFLVGSFNDFRPGAQFQMRYDPASGRYRATIRLKQGVYAYQYVTLDGRTGRLRPVFERLFPNVALFTAFVYYRDPRIPTDRLLWVGSALR; this is translated from the coding sequence ATGCTTGCGCTCGCCCTGCTGGGGGGCTGCGCGGGGGCCGGGTCGTTAGAGCGCTTTCCTTCGGAGGCTACGTCGGATCGGACCGATTCGCTCACTCTGGCTACGGTACAGCTGTTTCCCACTGGCGCCGAAGAGGCTCTGCCTGTGCTCGTGCTGGACCAGAAGCAAACCCTGACGCTCGCCTTCGACTGGCTGGGCGCCGAACCCCCTCCGGCTCTGGAGGTGGTTTTTTATCATCTGGATCGCACAGGCAGGCCCGATCTGCTGCCCACGCAATACATGGCGCGTTTTGACCGGGACGTGGTGCGCGACTACCGGGCCTCAATCCGCACGCGGATCCCGTACTATCATGTGCGCTACACCTTTCCGAACGAACAGATCGCCTTTCGGCTCAGCGGTCAGTATCTGGTGCGCGTGTTGCATCCTAAGACGGATGCCGTGCTGCTGGAGCGGCGTTTTTACGTATCTGAGCAAAACCTGGAGGCGCGTCTCCACCTGGACTGGCTCGCCTCCGTGCGCGGCCGGCTCCCGTTGCCTGTGCTGCGGGTGCGCCCGCCGGAGTTCGTGCTCAACCCCGTTGGGGACCTACACGCCTGTTTCGCCGTAAACGGCCGTCTGGAGGCCCCGGATTGCCCCCCGCCCGTGCTGCTGGAATCCCCTTGGGTGGAGTATCGGTCGGGCGCGTTTCGCACCCCAGCCTGGATACAGGAGCCCTTTGTGCTGGATCTGACGCGTCTGGAGGGCGCGCGCTTCCCTCGAATCCGAAGCGTGGAATTCGGCGGCTCCGGTGTGCGGGTGCAGTTGGATACAGATCGGCTGACCTCCCCCACCGGGGGAGAGGCGGAACTCCTAGTGGGGTCTAATCCGATCATTCGGCGGTACGCTCCTCGGGCCGATGTGGACCTGACGGCCGAATACGTGGATGTGGACTTCGAACTGGAGCTCCCCGAAAGACGCCGTCTGGAGGGGCCCGTGTTCCTAGTGGGCAGTTTCAACGACTTCCGCCCCGGTGCGCAATTTCAGATGCGCTATGATCCGGCATCCGGACGCTATCGGGCTACGATCCGGCTCAAGCAGGGGGTGTACGCGTACCAATACGTAACCCTGGACGGCCGCACCGGCCGCCTACGGCCCGTCTTTGAGCGGCTGTTTCCGAACGTTGCGCTCTTTACCGCTTTCGTATACTACCGCGACCCCCGCATTCCCACGGATCGCCTGTTGTGGGTGGGGAGCGCGTTGCGCTGA
- the lnt gene encoding apolipoprotein N-acyltransferase has protein sequence MPKATPAAAPVLRIESPVSFVDRHPMLAGLFGGLLLGLAFPPISWAPLAWVGLIPFFRIAETAPSAFRAAARAWPGLLLWNVLVTYWLLFNVVPAGAWSAAAVFPAHAAVQSLCVGLANWVRRRSERVWLGRSILLASWIGLEWLHFRWELRFPWLVLGNSLADWPLLAQFVDLTGVLGASAWIGAWNLWAYHGLHGRRDFRWALLGWLLFVLPVSYGAVRMGQWERAPRTNPFGVVQPNVDPGEKFSTLGPQEQLKRLLQASWGLLPKRPLLIVWPETAIPEPIWEHQPSDLLDSVQAWVDRHGVPVLTGYVSVRFYPDPDQAPRSARRAADGRPFDAFNSAALFEPGRPRQRYDKIQLVPFAERVPFLDQLPILAALTVDLGGVSSYGVGRRTEPFTLSNGLRLAPLICYESVFDPFIRRFVRQGAQLLVVITNDGWWGDTGGYRQHFAYARLRAIAFRRAVVRAANTGISGFILPSGRVLARTAWWKPEARLAAVPLVRHQSLYAHLGDWPGTLALTWLGLGLAYALWSRRSFPPFGRSLT, from the coding sequence ATGCCTAAGGCGACGCCCGCCGCAGCCCCCGTCCTCCGCATCGAGAGCCCCGTGTCCTTTGTGGATCGGCATCCGATGCTGGCCGGTCTTTTTGGGGGGCTGCTGCTGGGGTTGGCCTTCCCGCCGATCTCTTGGGCGCCTCTGGCCTGGGTCGGGCTGATACCCTTTTTCCGGATCGCAGAGACGGCCCCCTCGGCTTTTCGGGCGGCAGCCCGCGCATGGCCAGGGCTTCTGCTCTGGAATGTGCTTGTTACGTACTGGCTGCTGTTTAACGTGGTCCCGGCCGGGGCTTGGAGCGCGGCGGCCGTCTTTCCGGCCCATGCAGCCGTGCAGAGCCTGTGCGTGGGCCTGGCGAACTGGGTCCGGCGCCGCTCCGAGAGGGTCTGGTTGGGGCGCTCGATCCTGCTCGCCTCCTGGATCGGCCTGGAGTGGCTGCACTTTCGCTGGGAGCTTCGCTTCCCCTGGCTGGTGCTGGGCAACAGCCTGGCCGACTGGCCTCTGCTGGCGCAATTTGTGGACCTGACCGGGGTGCTCGGGGCCTCGGCCTGGATAGGAGCCTGGAATCTTTGGGCTTATCATGGGCTACACGGCCGACGCGACTTCCGCTGGGCCCTGCTGGGGTGGCTTTTGTTCGTGCTGCCTGTAAGCTATGGGGCTGTGCGCATGGGTCAGTGGGAGCGGGCGCCGCGCACAAATCCGTTCGGGGTCGTACAGCCCAACGTGGATCCGGGGGAGAAGTTCAGCACCCTCGGACCCCAGGAACAGCTAAAGCGGCTTCTGCAGGCCAGCTGGGGCCTGCTTCCGAAGCGGCCGCTGTTGATCGTGTGGCCCGAGACGGCCATCCCGGAACCGATCTGGGAACACCAACCCTCGGACCTGCTCGATTCCGTACAGGCCTGGGTGGACCGACACGGCGTGCCCGTGCTGACCGGGTACGTCTCGGTGCGGTTCTATCCAGACCCCGATCAAGCCCCCCGATCGGCGCGGCGCGCGGCCGACGGCAGGCCCTTTGACGCCTTCAACTCGGCGGCCCTTTTCGAGCCGGGCCGCCCCCGACAGCGCTACGACAAAATACAGCTGGTGCCCTTCGCGGAACGCGTGCCGTTTTTGGATCAGCTGCCCATTTTGGCCGCCCTCACGGTCGATCTAGGCGGCGTAAGCAGCTACGGGGTGGGGAGGCGAACGGAACCGTTTACGCTGTCGAACGGGCTACGACTGGCCCCGCTGATTTGCTACGAGTCTGTCTTCGACCCCTTTATCCGGCGCTTCGTCCGCCAAGGGGCGCAGCTGCTTGTGGTCATCACCAACGACGGATGGTGGGGCGACACGGGCGGCTATCGCCAACACTTCGCCTACGCGCGGCTGCGGGCCATCGCCTTCCGTCGGGCCGTGGTGCGGGCGGCCAACACGGGGATCAGCGGCTTTATCCTGCCCTCGGGACGCGTGCTAGCGCGCACGGCTTGGTGGAAGCCCGAAGCGCGCCTGGCCGCCGTGCCGCTGGTGCGCCACCAGAGCCTGTACGCCCATCTCGGAGACTGGCCCGGCACGTTAGCCTTGACCTGGCTGGGCCTGGGGCTGGCCTATGCCCTGTGGTCGCGCAGAAGCTTTCCCCCCTTCGGCCGAAGCCTGACTTGA
- a CDS encoding Signal peptidase-like protein, translating to MFDWLADFGIEQAAQTFDVVEVSFKGNRKAFYRNEQGFALRAGDPVIVQADRGVDLGRVNLTGELVRLRLKAKGIDPQTEFPLILRRATAEDLARHEGNRTRETEAFAICRRYIERLNLGMKLVDAEWQFDGKKLTFYFTAERRVDFRQLVRELAAEFRTRIELRQIGVRDEAARLGGIGSCGRELCCSTWLQEFKHVSTQAARVQNLPLNPAKLSGQCGRLKCCLNYELEQYLEALAQYPSLGTRLLTQRGEGVIEKIDIFQERLWVHYPESDTWESLLLAEVRRILELNQQGVIPAVQAPVQETAPDDLSLDGEPWLEEEAPADDAEAPPPEQSQAPSRRRRRRRKRGGSSSSAASSEPQLNQSMSSSRRRRKRRRR from the coding sequence GTGTTCGACTGGCTGGCCGATTTTGGTATCGAGCAGGCTGCGCAGACCTTCGACGTGGTGGAGGTCTCGTTCAAGGGGAATCGGAAGGCTTTTTACCGTAACGAGCAAGGATTCGCCCTGCGAGCGGGAGATCCCGTCATCGTGCAGGCCGATCGCGGCGTGGACCTGGGTCGGGTTAACCTGACGGGAGAGCTAGTGCGGCTGCGGCTGAAGGCAAAGGGGATCGACCCACAGACGGAGTTTCCCCTCATTCTGCGTCGCGCCACGGCCGAGGACCTAGCCCGACATGAGGGGAATCGAACCCGCGAGACGGAGGCCTTCGCGATCTGCCGTCGATACATCGAGCGGCTCAATCTGGGCATGAAGCTCGTGGACGCCGAATGGCAATTCGACGGCAAAAAACTTACCTTTTACTTCACTGCCGAACGCCGCGTGGATTTTCGGCAGCTCGTGCGCGAGCTCGCCGCCGAATTTCGTACGCGCATCGAACTGCGTCAAATCGGCGTTCGAGACGAGGCCGCCCGCTTGGGCGGTATCGGCAGCTGCGGCCGAGAACTCTGTTGCTCAACGTGGCTGCAAGAGTTCAAGCATGTCTCCACCCAGGCGGCGCGCGTGCAGAACCTGCCCCTCAACCCCGCCAAGCTCAGCGGCCAATGCGGCCGCCTCAAATGCTGCTTGAATTACGAGTTGGAGCAGTACCTGGAAGCGCTCGCTCAGTATCCCTCTTTGGGTACGCGTCTGCTTACGCAACGCGGCGAGGGTGTGATCGAGAAGATCGACATCTTCCAGGAACGGCTCTGGGTGCACTACCCTGAATCCGACACCTGGGAAAGCCTGCTGTTAGCGGAGGTGCGGCGGATCCTGGAGCTTAACCAGCAGGGGGTAATCCCGGCCGTGCAAGCGCCGGTTCAAGAGACGGCTCCGGACGACTTGAGCTTGGATGGAGAGCCCTGGCTGGAGGAGGAGGCCCCCGCTGATGACGCCGAAGCTCCGCCTCCGGAACAGTCCCAAGCCCCATCCAGACGGCGTAGGAGGCGGCGTAAACGCGGCGGATCTTCCTCCTCGGCGGCCTCCTCAGAACCCCAGCTCAATCAGTCGATGTCTTCAAGCCGCAGGCGCAGAAAGCGGCGACGCCGATGA
- the nadD gene encoding nicotinate-nucleotide adenylyltransferase — MRIGILGGSFNPPHWGHLFMAEYVRDALALEAVWFVVAPRPPHKLEDPELAPAEDRLRMTQLAVAEAPGFLASDLEFAREGPSYTVHTLEELQTIYPEARLHLILGSDSLRQFASWREPHRIVQLARLVVVERPGYESELIPAEWRAEVTFLEAPLIGISASAIRERVRRGQSIRFWVPEPVRAYIEERGLYRVP; from the coding sequence ATGCGCATCGGCATCCTGGGTGGCTCCTTTAACCCTCCGCACTGGGGGCATCTGTTCATGGCCGAATACGTGCGCGACGCGCTCGCCCTGGAAGCTGTTTGGTTTGTGGTCGCCCCGCGCCCGCCGCATAAGCTTGAGGATCCGGAGTTGGCCCCAGCCGAAGACCGACTGCGCATGACGCAGCTTGCTGTAGCGGAGGCGCCCGGATTTCTGGCCTCGGATCTGGAGTTCGCCCGCGAAGGGCCCTCGTATACGGTTCATACCCTCGAGGAGCTGCAGACGATATATCCCGAGGCGCGTCTGCATCTGATCTTGGGAAGCGACAGCCTAAGACAGTTTGCCAGTTGGCGAGAGCCCCATCGCATCGTACAGCTGGCTCGGCTTGTCGTGGTGGAACGTCCGGGATACGAGTCCGAGCTTATCCCCGCGGAATGGAGGGCGGAGGTCACTTTTCTGGAGGCCCCTCTTATCGGGATCTCGGCTAGCGCTATCCGAGAGCGGGTGCGTAGGGGCCAATCGATTCGCTTCTGGGTTCCGGAGCCCGTGCGTGCCTACATCGAAGAGCGAGGCCTGTATCGGGTTCCTTAG